From the genome of Opisthocomus hoazin isolate bOpiHoa1 chromosome 8, bOpiHoa1.hap1, whole genome shotgun sequence, one region includes:
- the ELFN2 gene encoding protein phosphatase 1 regulatory subunit 29, with amino-acid sequence MRAPLQTMMCLGLWAAALLCLFSPGTVQGDCWLIEGDKGYVWLAICSQNQPPYETIPQHINSTVHDLRLNENKLKVVLYSSLNRFGNLTDLNLTKNEISYIEDGAFMGQSNLQVLQLGYNKLTNLTEGMLRGMARLQFLFVQHNLIELVTPTAFSECPSLISIDLSSNRLSRLEGNTFTSLSNLMVCELAGNPFNCDCSLYSFLNWLALFNNVTKNYDRLQCETPREFAGYPLLVPRPHHNRNAITIFQSMCRGGTIPSLSRVNPTPYTPDSQRDLDEGSAISPGDFLSVKPPASSTTDSSFSPSIKLHDVTITSAILMVTIPMPYSKMYVLVQYNNSYVSDIATLKSKKEYVTVNKLKAHTDYTFCVASIRNNRRYNHTCLTFATRSKGREDPISSTSTTTHYIMTTLGCLFGMVIVLGVVYYCLRKRRMQEEKQKSLNVKKTILEMRYGSDIDTSTMVHPSQKLGEPPVIPVSRMSSIPSMIGEKLPPSKSMDAGMETPKVTTKGNYIEVRTGGGDGLERTQRDEDLRELDNGQGSAAEISTIAKEVDKVNQIINNCIDALKLDTASFLGGGTGVDSDMAFECQSIPASSSGGLERPSFLSPPYKETSHHPLQRQLSADAAVARKTCSVSSSGSIKSAKVFSLDVPDHPPLSKSDSKYIEKGSPLNSPLDRLPLVSPGAIHHLEVKPSYHCSEHRHSFPALYYEESADTLSQRVSFLKPLSRSKRDSTYSQLSPRHYFSGYSSSPEYSSESTHKIWERFRPYKKHHREEVYMAAGHALRKKVQFAKDEDLHDILDYWKGVSAQQKL; translated from the coding sequence ATGAGGGCACCACTGCAGACCATGATGTGCCTGGGGTTGtgggcagctgccctgctctgcttgTTTTCCCCTGGCACCGTTCAAGGTGACTGCTGGCTGATTGAGGGGGACAAAGGTTATGTGTGGCTGGCCATCTGCAGCCAGAACCAGCCCCCGTATGAGACCATCCCCCAACATATCAACAGCACGGTGCACGACTTGCGTCTGAACGAGAATAAGCTCAAAGTGGTGCTGTACTCCTCCCTCAACCGCTTCGGCAACCTAACTGACTTGAACCTGACCAAGAATGAGATCTCCTATATTGAGGATGGGGCTTTCATGGGCCAGTCAAACCTCCAGGTCTTACAGCTGGGCTACAACAAACTCACCAACCTGACAGAAGGCATGTTGCGGGGCATGGCCCGTCTCCAGTTCCTCTTTGTGCAGCACAACCTAATTGAGCTGGTCACCCCTACTGCCTTCTCTGAGTGCCCCAGCTTGATTAGCATTGACCTGTCATCTAACCGTCTCAGTCGCCTGGAGGGGAACACTTTCACCAGCTTGAGCAATCTGATGGTATGTGAGCTGGCTGGCAACCCCTTCAACTGTGACTGTAgtctctacagctttcttaactGGCTGGCGCTCTTCAACAATGTCACCAAGAACTATGACCGGCTCCAGTGTGAGACTCCACGGGAGTTTGCTGGGTACCCACTCCTGGTACCTCGGCCTCACCACAATCGTAATGCCATCACCATCTTCCAGTCCATGTGCAGAGGTGGCACCATCCCCTCCCTCTCCAGGGTCAACCCCACCCCTTATACGCCTGACTCCCAGCGAGACCTGGATGAGGGCTCAGCCATCAGCCCTGGGGACTTCCTCTCAGTCAAGCCTCCAGCCTCCTCCACCACTGACTCCTCCTTCAGTCCCAGCATCAAGCTCCACGATGTCACCATCACCTCAGCCATCCTGATGGTAACCATCCCCATGCCCTACAGTAAGATGTATGTGCTAGTCCAATACAACAACAGCTACGTTTCTGATATAGCAACACTGAAGAGCAAGAAGGAATATGTCACTGTCAACAAGTTGAAGGCCCACACTGATTATACTTTCTGTGTGGCCTCCATCCGCAACAACAGGCGCTACAACCACACTTGCCTGACCTTTGCAACCCGGAGCAAAGGCAGGGAGGACCCTATTTCCAGTACTTCCACCACCACGCACTATATCATGACCACCCTGGGCTGCCTCTTTGGGATGGTCATTGTCCTGGGGGTGGTGTACTACTGCCTGCGGAAGCGGAGGATGcaggaggagaaacagaagtCCCTCAATGTCAAAAAGACCATTCTGGAAATGCGTTATGGATCAGATATTGATACCAGTACCATGGTCCATCCTTCCCAGAAGCTGGGTGAGCCACCAGTCATCCCAGTCTCACGGATGTCCTCCATCCCTTCCATGATTGGGGAGAAGTTGCCCCCGTCAAAGTCAATGGATGCTGGGATGGAGACTCCTAAAGTCACCACTAAAGGCAACTACATTGAGGTGCGGACTGGTGGTGGGGATGGGCTGGAGCGAACTCAGCGGGATGAGGACCTGAGGGAGCTTGACAATGGGCAAGGCTCAGCTGCTGAGATCTCTACTATAGCCAAGGAGGTAGACAAGGTCAACCAGATCATCAACAACTGCATTGATGCCCTCAAGCTGGACACAGCCTCCTTCCTGGGTGGTGGGACAGGTGTTGACTCAGACATGGCATTTGAGTGCCAGTCCATCCCAGCTAGTTCCTCGGGTGGGCTAGAGCGGCCCAGTTTTCTTTCCCCACCCTACAAGGAAACCTCCCACCACCCTTTGCAGCGCCAGCTCAGTGCTGATGCTGCCGTGGCCAGAAAGACCTGCAGTGTCTCCTCTAGTGGCTCCATCAAGAGCGCCAAGGTCTTCAGCTTGGATGTGCCTGACCACCCACCACTCAGCAAGTCTGACTCCAAATACATTGAGAAGGGCAGCCCACTCAACAGCCCTTTGGATCGTCTTCCCTTGGTGTCTCCGGGCGCCATCCACCACTTGGAGGTCAAGCCTTCTTACCATTGCAGTGAGCACCGTCACTCCTTCCCAGCCCTGTACTATGAGGAAAGTGCTGACACCTTGAGCCAGCGGGTGTCATTCCTCAAGCCACTCTCCCGCTCCAAGCGAGACTCTACGTACTCCCAGCTCTCCCCCAGACACTACTTCTCGGGCTACTCCTCCAGCCCTGAGTACTCATCAGAGAGCACCCACAAGATCTGGGAGCGATTCCGGCCTTACAAGAAGCACCACAGGGAGGAGGTTTACATGGCGGCTGGGCATGCCCTGAGGAAGAAAGTTCAGTTTGCCAAGGACGAGGATCTGCATGACATTCTGGATTACTGGAAAGGAGTCTCTGCTCAGCAGAAGCTGTga